In Streptomyces alboniger, the following are encoded in one genomic region:
- a CDS encoding ABC transporter ATP-binding protein, with translation MAEPKVSDAERELFGGPLRYDMGWSQHEHATLDLTMRSALRSMPGLVGATLRMAWNADRRALLAVAMSEIGQGIAAAVGLLAVNAVMHALLGGTGSPVERLHALLPGLLAAGVVGVVNSALAAWSTSRAGRLEPLVERIATTQYLAASASVELEAIDDPDFRRLIDIAQYGPASARRMIGACVAALNGVISLITTAGVLTVLHPALLPMLILIAAPRGWGAMRVAQERYVSRMSWIEHVRAGRLIGNLLTERSAAQEVRIHAVGAFLLSRYRRMAESAEAEQERLATSKALTEWVAAALSGLAMAATYGTMFWLITSGHMSLAVAGTAVIAVRTGSASLGALVMNVNQLHEESLYVRDHGRFLVQAAQRTIPDGGAPVPDRVERIVLDHVTYRYPDRDTPALDQVTLTLPMGSVTAVVGENGSGKSTLMKILSGLLLPQDGTLLWGDADINDLNRSQLFERVCLLTQDFQRWPVTAAMNIRLGRPARSASPQDLRPSVEYAGAGPVIAKLPDGLRSLLARMFRGAIELSGGEWQKVGLARTHWRSSTSRADSVLIVDEPTSALDPEAEIEAFDRIRRLAAPHRAVVLVTHRMSGVRHADRIYVLHHGRLAEHGSHDELMAAGGRYAAMFTAQAAQYAPTKSIPNPASPTVADPA, from the coding sequence ATGGCCGAGCCCAAGGTCTCCGACGCCGAACGGGAGCTGTTCGGCGGCCCCTTGCGCTACGACATGGGCTGGTCCCAACACGAGCACGCCACCCTGGACCTGACCATGCGCTCCGCGCTCCGCTCCATGCCGGGCCTGGTCGGAGCGACCCTGCGCATGGCCTGGAACGCCGACCGGCGAGCGCTCCTCGCGGTGGCGATGAGCGAGATCGGCCAGGGCATCGCCGCGGCCGTCGGACTGCTCGCCGTCAACGCCGTCATGCACGCCCTGCTCGGCGGCACCGGCAGCCCCGTCGAGCGGTTGCACGCCCTGCTGCCCGGCCTGCTCGCCGCGGGGGTCGTCGGCGTCGTCAACTCGGCCCTGGCCGCGTGGTCCACCTCCCGGGCGGGGCGTCTGGAACCGCTCGTCGAGCGGATCGCGACCACCCAGTACCTGGCCGCCTCGGCCTCCGTCGAACTGGAGGCGATCGACGACCCCGACTTCCGCCGGCTCATCGACATCGCCCAGTACGGCCCGGCCTCCGCCCGCCGCATGATCGGGGCCTGCGTCGCCGCGCTCAACGGCGTCATCTCGCTGATCACCACGGCCGGCGTGCTCACCGTCCTGCACCCCGCCCTGCTGCCCATGCTGATCCTGATCGCCGCCCCACGGGGCTGGGGCGCCATGCGTGTCGCACAGGAGCGCTACGTGTCACGGATGAGCTGGATCGAGCACGTGCGCGCCGGCCGCCTCATCGGCAACCTCCTCACCGAGCGAAGCGCCGCACAGGAGGTGCGTATCCACGCCGTCGGCGCCTTCCTGCTCAGCCGCTACCGGCGGATGGCCGAGAGCGCCGAAGCCGAGCAGGAGCGACTGGCCACGAGCAAGGCCCTCACCGAGTGGGTCGCCGCCGCCCTGTCCGGCCTCGCGATGGCGGCGACCTACGGGACGATGTTCTGGCTGATCACGAGCGGTCACATGAGTCTGGCCGTCGCGGGCACCGCGGTGATCGCCGTACGGACCGGGTCGGCCAGTCTGGGCGCGCTGGTGATGAACGTGAACCAGCTGCACGAGGAGTCCTTGTACGTACGCGACCACGGACGCTTCCTCGTCCAGGCCGCACAACGCACCATCCCCGACGGCGGCGCCCCCGTCCCCGACCGCGTCGAGCGGATCGTGCTGGACCACGTCACCTACCGCTACCCCGACCGTGACACCCCGGCGCTGGACCAGGTGACGCTCACGCTGCCCATGGGATCGGTCACCGCCGTCGTGGGCGAGAACGGCTCGGGCAAGAGCACGCTGATGAAGATCCTTTCGGGTCTGCTGCTTCCCCAGGACGGCACCCTCCTGTGGGGCGACGCGGACATCAACGACCTCAACCGCTCCCAGCTCTTCGAACGCGTCTGTCTGCTCACCCAGGACTTCCAGCGCTGGCCCGTGACCGCCGCGATGAACATCCGCCTCGGCCGCCCCGCCCGCAGCGCCTCACCGCAGGACCTGCGACCGTCGGTGGAGTACGCCGGGGCAGGCCCCGTCATCGCCAAACTCCCCGACGGGCTGCGGAGTCTGCTGGCCCGCATGTTCCGCGGAGCCATCGAACTGTCCGGCGGTGAGTGGCAGAAAGTGGGGCTCGCCCGCACCCACTGGCGCAGCTCAACCTCCCGGGCTGACAGCGTCCTCATCGTCGACGAACCCACCTCCGCCCTCGACCCCGAGGCCGAGATCGAGGCCTTCGACCGCATCCGCCGCCTCGCCGCCCCCCACCGGGCCGTGGTCCTCGTCACCCATCGCATGTCGGGAGTGCGCCATGCCGACCGCATCTACGTGCTCCATCACGGACGCCTCGCCGAGCACGGCAGCCACGACGAACTCATGGCCGCCGGGGGCCGCTACGCCGCCATGTTCACCGCGCAGGCCGCCCAGTACGCCCCCACCAAAAGCATTCCGAACCCCGCCTCTCCCACCGTCGCGGATCCCGCATGA
- a CDS encoding alpha/beta fold hydrolase: MTAGAPRRARSFAGRGGIRLTADVWGEASAPPLVLLHGGGQTRHAWGRTGPRLAALGWQVIAPDLRGHGTSAWSADGDYDLGLFADDVRALVAGLGARPVVIGASLGGLSALLAAGEAPEAAVRALVLVDVAHRPDPRGVVRIVEFMRRTHGFASVEEAAAAVSAYLPHRPPSESGAMGIRDNLRRRGDRWVWHWDPRLLDSFEGRMDPPGMAERLLDAARRVGAPILLVRGGISDVVREDIAEEFCAGVPHARRVDVAGAGHMVAGDRNDHFIDAIGPFLEEIAAAPR, from the coding sequence ATGACGGCCGGCGCGCCGCGACGGGCCCGCAGCTTCGCCGGCCGCGGCGGGATCAGGCTCACGGCGGACGTGTGGGGCGAGGCGTCGGCGCCTCCGCTCGTCCTGCTGCACGGCGGCGGCCAGACACGGCACGCCTGGGGCCGGACCGGCCCCCGGCTGGCCGCGCTGGGCTGGCAGGTCATCGCCCCGGACCTGCGCGGCCACGGCACCAGCGCGTGGTCGGCCGACGGCGACTACGACCTCGGCCTGTTCGCCGACGACGTCCGTGCGCTCGTCGCCGGACTCGGCGCCCGACCGGTGGTCATCGGCGCCTCGCTCGGCGGACTGAGTGCGCTGCTCGCCGCCGGAGAGGCCCCCGAAGCGGCGGTCCGCGCCCTGGTGCTCGTCGACGTCGCCCATCGGCCGGACCCTCGCGGAGTCGTGCGGATCGTCGAGTTCATGCGACGGACGCACGGGTTCGCCAGCGTGGAGGAAGCGGCCGCGGCCGTCTCGGCCTACCTGCCGCACCGGCCACCCTCGGAGTCGGGGGCAATGGGGATACGTGACAACCTGCGGCGCCGCGGCGACCGCTGGGTCTGGCACTGGGACCCCCGCCTGCTGGACAGCTTCGAGGGCCGGATGGACCCGCCCGGCATGGCGGAGCGCCTCCTCGACGCCGCACGCCGCGTCGGCGCGCCGATCCTGCTCGTCCGCGGCGGGATCAGCGACGTGGTGCGCGAGGACATCGCCGAGGAGTTCTGCGCCGGGGTTCCCCACGCGCGGCGCGTCGACGTGGCGGGCGCCGGGCACATGGTGGCCGGGGACCGGAACGACCACTTCATCGATGCGATCGGCCCCTTCCTCGAAGAGATCGCCGCCGCGCCGCGGTGA
- a CDS encoding TetR/AcrR family transcriptional regulator: protein MEAVEGGLRERHKARRRGRILEATRELLREGPEAVISTERIAARAEVSPATVYNLVGPRDKIWEALAAEFMDELERRLGSQGADDPREVVRSTVQLFVGDPVVSRRMVREWEDSGLVLHRSPHTHLRRALADARARGLLRTDIATDALAAVVSTACVGALHQWVAALIDDDRFLERALLALDVALAAAAADPHRDRLLAPLRTGDAR, encoded by the coding sequence ATGGAGGCCGTCGAAGGCGGGCTGCGCGAGCGGCACAAGGCGCGGCGGCGCGGGCGGATCCTTGAGGCGACGCGCGAACTGCTGCGGGAGGGCCCGGAAGCGGTGATCAGTACCGAGCGGATCGCCGCGCGGGCTGAGGTCTCCCCTGCCACCGTGTACAACCTGGTCGGACCGCGCGACAAGATCTGGGAGGCGCTCGCCGCCGAGTTCATGGACGAGCTGGAGCGCCGCCTGGGGTCGCAGGGAGCCGATGACCCGAGGGAGGTCGTCAGGTCGACCGTCCAGTTGTTCGTGGGCGATCCGGTCGTATCGCGTCGCATGGTGCGTGAGTGGGAGGACAGCGGCCTCGTACTCCACCGCAGTCCGCACACCCACCTCCGCAGGGCGCTGGCGGACGCGCGGGCGCGGGGCCTGCTGCGCACCGACATCGCCACCGACGCGCTGGCCGCCGTGGTCAGCACCGCGTGCGTGGGCGCGCTGCACCAGTGGGTGGCCGCACTGATCGACGACGACCGGTTCCTCGAACGCGCGCTGCTCGCGCTGGACGTCGCGCTCGCCGCGGCGGCCGCCGACCCCCACCGCGACCGGCTCCTCGCGCCGCTGCGAACCGGGGACGCGCGATGA